One part of the Plasmodium yoelii strain 17X genome assembly, chromosome: 13 genome encodes these proteins:
- a CDS encoding AMP deaminase, putative, which produces MSNQKNEGNIPDYSNNSKEGWSLFHEKIIESTHGSIKYDETQLVDNSVIDLKCLNRFSFTLSSTGIVSPEESEVAKKILKICNLRDIFMKEYPDIDTTLVRSNTLSEEDKEKDTDHLKSSEPLYDLKNALILKNCNAFINCVEGIFFVHWDPDSDVGPQKAEECNENNKIKGHSEIKTTAEYLEAIQEIMTTAQDPACKSFCYQRLKYLEQKFDFHIMFNGPLELKETANIKHRDFYNIRKVDAHVHHSACMQQKSLLRFIREKYNTEPDTIVYVNENGKKIKLKELFDDELKFSAHQATVDNLDVHALGNCFHRFDLFNEKYNPFGQKLLRDIFLKTDNYIEGKYLAEITKQEINILEKSKYQHVEWRISIYGKDKNEWTKLAKWVLNNNLTSVRVRWIIQIPRLYHIYKKRKLIYSFQNFLSNIFEPCFEAIKNPEQNKEIFLFLQQIVGWDSVDDESIISKYTLKGGVLPSPDKYISDTNPPYSYYAYYMYANIRALNDFMIARKLRPLTFRPHCGEVGNISHLASMFLLANRINHGIALRKSPVLLYLYYLKQIGLAMSPLSNNALFLSIEKNPFKQFFKIGLNVSLSTDDPLMFHFTTEPLLEEYSVCAHVWRLTTMDLCEIARNSIIQSGYEPSFKRHWLGKGGEKNSPNFTSIPEKTNIPKTRMSYRKKTWNEENENIKRLANYFNKS; this is translated from the exons AGAAGAGTCTGAAGTTGCTAAG aaaatactgaaaatatgtaatttaagagatatatttatgaaagaATATCCCGATATTGATACGACACTTGTTAGAAGTAATACATTGTCTGAAGAGGATAAAGAAAAAGATACTGATCATTTAAAATCATCTGAGCCTTTATATGATCTGAAAAAtgctttaattttaaaaaattgtaatgCCTTTATAAATTGTGTGGAAGGAATTTTCTTTGTTCATTGGGACCCCGATTCCGACGTTGGACCACAGA aGGCGGAAGAGTgcaatgaaaataataaaataaaaggacATAGTGAAATAAAAACAACAGCAGAATATTTAGAAGCAATTCAAGAAATAATGACAACAGCTCAAGATCCAGCATGTAAAAGTTTTTGTTATCAAAgattaaaatatttagaaCAAAAATTTGATTTTCACATAATGTTTAATGGACCTTTAGAATTAAAAGAAACTGCAAATATAAAACATCGAGATTTTTACAACATAAGGAAAGTGGATGCACATGTACATCATTCAGCATGTATGCAGCAAAAATCATTATTAAGGTTCATAcgagaaaaatataatacagaACCAGATACAATTGTATATGTAaatgaaaatggaaaaaaaataaaattaaaagagcTATTTGATGATGAATTAAAATTTTCTGCTCATCAAGCAACAGTTGATAACTTAGATGTTCATGCATTAGGAAATTGTTTCCATAGATTTGATCTTTTTaacgaaaaatataatccTTTTGGACAAAAATTATTAagagatatatttttaaaaactgATAATTATATAGAAGGTAAATATTTAGCAGAAATTACAAAAcaagaaataaatattttagaaaaatcaaaatatcaACATGTTGAATGGCGTATATCTATTTATggtaaagataaaaatgaatggACCAAGTTAGCTAAATGGGTTCTAAATAATAATCTAACAAGTGTTAGAGTACGATGGATAATACAAATACCTAGattatatcatatttataaaaaaagaaaattaatatattcttttcaaaattttttatcaaatatatttgaacCTTGTTTTGAAGCTATCAAAAATCctgaacaaaataaagaaatctttttatttttgcaaCAAATAGTTGGATGGGATAGTGTAGATGATGAATCAATTATTTCCAAATATACATTAAAAGGTGGTGTTCTTCCGAGTCctgataaatatattagtGACACTAACCCTCCTTATTCATATTACGCTTATTATATGTATGCTAATATAAGAGCATTGAACGATTTTATGATTGCTAGGAAATTGAGGCCTTTGACTTTTAG ACCCCATTGTGGAGAGGTCGGAAACATCAGTCATTTAGCATCTATGTTTCTATTAGCTAACAGAATAAACCATGGAATAGCTTTAAGAAAATCCCCtgttcttttatatttatattatttaaaacaaatagGATTAGCTATGTCTCCTTTATCTAATAACGccttatttttatctatag aaaaaaatccATTTAAGCAATTTTTTAAGATTGGATTGAATGTATCATTATCTACTGACGATCCTTTGATGTTTCATTTCACTACCGAGCCATTATTAGAAGAATATTCTGTTTGTGCA CATGTTTGGAGGTTGACAACAATGGATTTGTGTGAAATCGCTAGAAATTCTATAATTCAAAG TGGATATGAACCATCATTTAAAAGACATTGGTTGGGAAAGGGAGGAGAAAAGAATTCACCAAATTTTACAAGTATCCcagaaaaaacaaatattccTAAAACTAGAATGTCTTAtag aaaaaaaacatggaatgaagaaaatgaaaatatcaAAAGACTTgctaattattttaataaatcataG